A DNA window from Oligoflexus sp. contains the following coding sequences:
- a CDS encoding response regulator yields MFIEKPYKIALIDDDPLILALMHQVISKEKDVEVLAFQNPQEGLEAIRNQKIRLVFVDINMPQMFGDDLLRECVSMKQGIQVYVVTGTGSLIIVERCFNVGARDVLPKPVHIPDLQAAVREGVQHLDRWNERINRSARKTA; encoded by the coding sequence ATGTTCATTGAGAAACCTTACAAAATCGCCTTGATTGACGATGATCCGCTCATCCTCGCGCTGATGCATCAGGTGATCAGCAAGGAAAAAGACGTCGAGGTCCTGGCTTTCCAGAATCCTCAGGAAGGGCTCGAGGCGATTCGCAATCAAAAGATTCGCCTGGTCTTCGTCGATATCAACATGCCTCAGATGTTCGGTGATGATCTTCTGCGGGAATGCGTGAGCATGAAGCAGGGGATCCAGGTCTATGTCGTGACGGGAACGGGGAGTCTGATCATCGTCGAGCGTTGCTTCAATGTCGGTGCGCGTGATGTGCTGCCGAAGCCCGTGCATATCCCTGACCTGCAGGCCGCTGTGCGGGAAGGCGTTCAGCATCTGGACCGCTGGAACGAACGCATCAATCGTTCCGCGCGCAAGACTGCCTAA